Below is a window of Plasmodium brasilianum strain Bolivian I chromosome 14, whole genome shotgun sequence DNA.
GCAATAGTAAGTGCAATAGTTAGTGCTATATTGGGGTCAAACacgagaataaaaaaaaaaaaaaaaaaaaaaaagcagaaacgggaagaaaaagaagaaaaaactGTTTTACACGTGAAGTCacaatatatcatattttgttAGTAGATATTAGATTGTTGCTTCCGAAATTGTGTTTCATCCATCATTTGTTGGTAAAAAATTCTTCATTATTCCTTTCACATTTGTAGAGTAAAATTATCTTCATTGTCCTTTTCCCAAGCTTACATtgtaaagaatatataaatacatatatatatatacatatatatatatatacatatatttcagGAGCAAAAATTCATGTattatacatgtacgtatgtttatatgaatGAATAATGTGCGCGCgttgttatatattacattgaATATGTGATATACGATGCCGAAAAAAggtttttcccatttttgaattattttcgCAAAGTTACAAAACGAGTAGGGATAAATATGCAACGCTTGAATATAATGCCTGGTATACTTCCAAGTAGTAGGAACAAGCATTAAAGCGAATACTTATGAATATTCCTACATTTATTACGTAAACAGGTATgttttataaacatttttttatttttttatttttcacatGATAAAagtacttttattttttactacaTGTTCGGAAAAGATTTTCAGTAACTAGTTGTGTCGGgcttacattttttttaaacgaAATAATTGCGCAACGCAGAAttcttttttgctttttcggatttttcttatttttcggatttttctgatttttcttattttatttttctgcttttttttttttttttatattttatatgttttattttctcaattttttccgttttttctgtttcttttcctcttttttttttttttttttttttcttttcttatacATATGATGAAATATAGCGCAGCAAATATGCCTTAAACATTATTGCATTATTACTGCTTGTATCATCATTTTTGATGagtaggaaaaaaagaaaaaaaaaaaagatatacatatatatttatgtacacatagaataaaatatatacaaaaaatttatgcaaaaaaatCTCTCTATAGAATGGTAGAGAGGAAAAAGGAGCAGTGtttaaaaaaggggaaatgCGTTAAAGTGAAAACGAAGGGGGCTAAAAATGACGAGGTAAAAAGGATTCGGAAGAAtactaataatttaaatgaacaGAAAGGGAACGAAGGGAAAGAGCATACAACAGTAGCGACTTATGGCACGGATATATCTCTGAAGCGGAAGAGGAACACGCGCACGTTTGATACAAATTGCAGCCGAAATAGGAACAAAAACTGCAGTCGTTATAACAGCAGTTATAGCAATCGCTCTACGATCTTTAAAGGAAGGGATgcaaaaatacattttacaaaaaatagcAGCGAAAAAATAGGAGTACCTTGCAGAGTagataacaataacaactATGTTCAACTGGCAGATAGAGGTTATACAGCGAACGGCTGCACTAGGTACAGTGGTGATTTAAATGATGATGTTGATATTTACTCAGACTACGATGCTGTTGACCGTGGGAACGATTTTTATATCTACAACAATAACAGTTCCGCGTCGAGCGAAAACGAAAATTTAGGTACTCCTGATGATGCCCTTCTTGATACCCTAGATGATACCCTTGTTGACGACCCAGATGATACCCCTGTTGACGACCCAGATGAAAATTTGAAGgggaaagaaaataataatgtcaAGTATGGCGGAGAGTACATAAGTTATGATGAGTACATAaatgtaatgaaaaattgtAAACAGGATAATGATGTTAACATAAAAAGAGAAGATGTGAAGGAggatttaaataatgatgaaggaaaaaagatgtataaaatttttttattattttccccCTTAGGTGTAACAAgcataaataacaaaagttATATAATCAACGCAGATGATCATATGTCTttgtttgaaaaaaaattaaagagtGTGGAAAGGTTAAtagaaattacaaaaaataataaagaaaagaaaaatttagaaaaaaaaatggaaatgataaaaaataaacaagatAATTTAAGACttgatattttattctttacaCTTTTAAGCTTAAGAGATAgtgttataaataaaaaaaaaaaattacaaatttatattcatacaaTTAGGggattattaatttatgtatCTCCTTCATTTCGTGTGCCAAGAAATTTCATggtctttaaaaaaattatgttacaGCTTTTGAAAAATAGAGTAGTAACAGATAATGATAAGAAGCCCTTAATGAGTATTACCCACCGCCCGATCAACTACTATGTGGGGTCTTcagtgtaaaaaaaaaaaataataaaataaaaaaaaaataaaaacaaatataaatatacaccaTGGACGACAGTGTGGACGTTTTATGTTGTAGTGACCTTGAATATGAGTTAACTCGCGCGTTTGTACAAGCGTGCGCATGTATCTGTACCCATATATACGTCTATTAAAGTATCTATTTGTCTATGTGTGTGTGTCTGTGTAGTCTCTTTGCGGATGTGAATGGAGTTACTGCTTAGTACAGCGGTCGTTTAAGTCTTTTGAACGAAAAAATTGAGAAAATTActttgataattttttgtcAATTTTTTGACGTTTTTTTTGCCTTATTCATTTGTGTTACCCTTCTCAATGTATATCCGTTTCGGTTTCCCTTCCCCTTaaacttatatttattttactattattttattttattattttattattttattatattattttattattttattattttattatattattttattattttattattttattattatattattatattattatattattatattattttattattttattattttattatattattatattattatattattttatttttttattttattattttattattttattattttattttattacttttttagcTGTGTGGGGATATCAAATAAGGGCTTTCCAACAgatattaaaaagttttcAGAGAAGATCATAGAAACAAATAAtgattattccttttttttgtccttATCGAACATGCATGACTTAAGTTATTTCATTGaaatgatgaagaaaaaagagagtGAGAATTTTTCTTTAGACTATTTTGTTCGATTGTCTGATTTGAAATTGTCAGCTATTACGATTTGCTCAAAATTAACtcactttttaaattaacaattaaaaaGGATTTCAAAAAGATTGATTTTCACACTGAGTTCTAGTAATACACGAGATGTAATTGACAATGGAGGGAGTACACTGCCCTAGTAACATTAACAAAAAGACGTGAAACGAcgaaaaattacaaaacgGAAAAAGGTGGACTAAAGTTTGGGAAAATGACAAAATGTACAAAGGTAGAGCTCCAAAGATGgtcttttatataaatgagaTACGGAAAAAACgaaagacaaaaaaattaaaaaaataaaatcaaatcAGGAGATGAACAGATGAACAGATGAACAGATGAACAGATGAACAGATGAGCAGATGAACAGATGAACAGATGAGCAGATGAGCAGATGAGCAGATGAGCAGATGAGCAGATGAGCAgatgaataaatgaacagATAAGCAGATGAACGGATAAGCAGATGAACAGATGAACAGATGAGCAgatgaataaatgaacagATAAGCAGATGAACGGATAAGCAGATGAACGGATAAACAGATAATCAGATACTGCGATAAAAATATCTAATTAACAAACGAACAACAAATaaaacggaaaaaaaaaaaaaaaaaaacatagtCTCTTAAGCTGTGACGATTAACAGTTTTcataaaatacttttttttttgtttatgttttttttatgtacttttatgtatttttttttgcttttttatgcccttacacgtatatattaatggTAAACACTGcctatcaatttttttttctttttttcataattacaCATTGTTTTACTTGTCTACTCctgttcattatttataatttttttttacttcatcAAATGTGGTTACGTGTTTGGTAATATTAactaaagcaaaataaaaacaaaaaaaaaaaaggaaaagataaaataaaatatgtgttCAAAATTTGactagaaatataaaatatatataaaatgatacAAATGTTCCTTTTCAATTACCTCCGAAAAGGTCATGTTCATCCTCTctcttatttatatttatattttcatcaaaataaacctaaaaaaaaaaaaaaaaattaatacactTTAAATTGGAAGGAATAATCAGGAAACATGTACGTTCATACAAagctaattttaaaaatgatgttCAGAATTTTCTGaacattcataaaaattcGGGGAAGGGAACATATGTTCAGgtcattattatatgtacatatatatacggcACTTATATGCGTGTGcccgtacatatacatattcacGTAAATGTATATGGATGCAAATGTATCtgcatgtataaatatagttGGGCGAATACGATTGCAGAAGAACTATCTCGCTTTTTGCTCCTTCTGAATTTCTCACCTGACTACTTTGAATTCCTCCAAGAAGAAAATGATGCACAATTTTGTTGTGAACGTCAATAGGTAATTCAACAAACTTACTAgttataaaattgttaaaattcCTTTTCTCTTCACTTATGTAATTTATCAAATTTGCTACGCTCTTTTCTTCTATTCCTGTATGTTCGcagttcaaaaaaaaaaaaaaaaaaaaaacatgaacaCTATGTATGTTGAtgtgtgcatgtatatatatatatatatatttacatatatgtacatatgcacgAAAACACACATGTAGAGACGAAGATCTTCATTCGTTCACTAGATAAGAGCATCACGTAACTTCATTGCGCTTATGTGTTATGCACTTGTCAGCTACTTCTTATTCCGATCTCTGTTTTTATTTCgcgtatgtatgcacacatataaatatatacaaatgtatgCACTcacatgtacacacataaaaatatacaaccATAAACGCCCATGTGTGAGCATATGCGTACCCAGAAATTTGTTCACAAATTTGTCAGGAAATTCGTCCGTTAGTGATGAGTTCACATAAGCCTTTATCGATTTTTCCTtcaatacatttttttctttttcttgtgCAAAATATTCCCGACTTTTTGCTGATAAGATATTAGCTAgccaaagaaaaaaaaaaaagaaattcacacacgtatatttataattacgtataaatatgtttaaaaatacatacatacatgcatacgtaaatatttataaatacatacatatatacatatttataaatacatacatatatacatatttataaatacatacatatatacatatttataaatacatacatatatacatatttataaatacatatatttacattttcaaatacgcatatatatacatataagaaTTGCTCATAAGTAGGAACGAATAACAAAATGTGTTCGCGCACAACATATAAGTGAAAGCACGCgatggcaaaaaaaaatacttctCGCTTTTTCCAGTTGCTCCCGCAGAATGTCCTTCTTCTTCGTTAATAACTCAATTTGATGATTCAATTTGGACAAATTTCCGGTATTATCATGGGGatgtattcttttttttgcataagTTAATGTGTCTATTTCGTGTAAAATAGAACAGATTTCTCTCTGCACAGTTATACGAGATATGGGTAAGgtatcaatatttttattatttgtgaAAATTTCATgaaagctttttttttttttcatttctacTAAGTCTTGTATTTGTTTCTCtgtataatgaaaatttttcaaatcttcaattttttctttcaaaaaaagatggaaattttttaaaatttccaAATCTatggaaaataattttataaaattatattcatcaACTGTAAATTTCTGATCAGATATGTTGTTAAGGTCACATATGTATGTTGTATAACTTTTTTCTGTACTTAACTCATTGATAGAcacctttttattttgattcattaattttttcattttcttaaaaaaatggaaatctGCCAAATTTTCTAAATGCGctatttcaaattttatattcgTATATCTATCAAcgcaaaaataatttttttcacttttaataacatttgttataaagaaaaaatttttttttttattcaatgAATTGTCTTTACTCATTTCTTGAtgatttgtattatttttataattatgataattttttaaaacgtGTGTAACTTCTGTCAGTGCAAACATATCaactatttttatcatatgccctattacataataagcaaaattaatatgttCACTCATATCAAGTAGAAaggttttttttaattgaaaatacgttataatttcataactcatatatttataaatatctaatttaatttttttttcttctttgtatatatgtattaatcgTTCAGGTGTTTCTAGttcttttgaaaatatatcacTCTTTCCTATATtgtttataatatcatttgaattctcatatacttttttgttCTGATCATTTGAAACTATGCGATGAACACTTCTTTCAcgattttttattatttcatcatCCTTATGAACACCATGGCCATCGTCATCTTTGCCATAGTCGACCGTCTTAACAATACCTGAACTTTTTCTGTTCTCAACTGATTCTCTTCTTTGTACATGTTTCTTCCTTTTAGTTAAATCTTCTCCATTGTCACTGAAAAGAAACTTAGTGcgttttttgtcattttttacactcttttcatttttatcatatttttcatctttCCATTTATTCTTGCTTTTACTCTCCTCTAACATATGGTCATTTCTGCTTGTTtctaaagaatatttttttttatcataagaAGATATTGTATTAtctacataataattattattaattttcgtacttttattttcatctataACTGCAtcttttgtcatttttttctgttttttatttttctcttggTGATAAGAAATGTCTGAACGCGATTCAGACGAATATTCATATGTGTAATTACTGTCGGCTTTGTTTCCCTCCTCTGTatgtatatcttttttattagttatatattcatgcatatttttatcatatttttcaccATCCTTTACTAgctttactatttttttcccctctTCATCTTGAGGAAATAAGGGAGGGACCATACTTTTTCTTAAGTTGCTTCCCCCAATATTGTTCTCGTCCTCTTCCTCGTCATTCTTACTGCCCTTACTAGCCCTACTGCTCTTAGTTGCTTTCGTTACTGCTGTAGTTGCAGTTGTACCTGCAGCTGTATCTGTAATTGttctgttttgttttttactaGCATCTACCGCTTTTATATTTGCTGCGTCTGCTTCCTCCGCTTTGTCTATGGCTgcagtaattttttttttatttttcaaatgtaATGCTTTGTTATTTGCAGTCCCCTTTCTATTTAAGGCAGTACCATTGTTATTATTGgtactattgttattattggtactattgttattattggtactattgttattattggtactattgttattattggtactattgttattattggtactattgttattattggtactattgttattattggtactattgttattattgttatcattGTTATTGTTGTCATTATGctcattattgttattacggTCATCATTGGCATTACTAAAAGCCTCCTCTGCATTGGCATcaatacttatattttttagtaaaattcgcctatgtttttttatcatatattctTCATGCCTCTTTGCTAATATTAGCTCTCTTTCAAATTCTGGTAAATCTTCAAGATCACTTGTATCATCTTCATTGTTCGATTGGTAATCAGAATTATCTAAATCGTTACTGCTATCATCTTTgctcattttgtttttattcaaATAGTGAGCCTTATCCATTGTTCGTACGTTCTACATGCCCATGTATGCGAGTTTATATGCTCAAACgagtatgcatatatatattaacaaaaaagcTGCTGTACTCagacttacatatatattatgtatctCGTTAATATTATGTTCAAATAGTGATAAAttggtataaaaaaaataaaataaaataaaataaaactgcACGAAAAAAGGGATATTTGTATAGGGGTCAGTTATACATATCATATTTCTTATTGTACTTCCCCTGCGAACATTTTCTCTTGCAACTTACAGctaattaaattattgcaAATTCATATGGAGTGCtacaagtacatatatatatatatatatatatatatatatatatatatattactttttctcCCCTTGAGCTATATGTCATTAtttaatgcttttttttttttttttttacattacaATATTTCTTGGAAAATACGTGCAGTGCTTGCTACATATGCATgcacatacatttatatatatatatatatatatgtatatgtatatatttatttatgtataagtTTATGTATAAGTTTATgtaagcatatatttatgcttgCATCGTAATGATGTTAGCACTGTAATTACAATTTATTTCAGAGTGAAACAAGCAgttgatttttatttaaaacgtGTTATCGGAACTGCGCTGTTCTTACGTTACATTTCATCATTAAacagtaaaaagaaaaaaaaaaaaaaaaatgagataagaaaaaaaagaaaaaattaatacacgAAATGTAACGGTCATTTAGTAACCCAGTCTGCACTAAATTAGTACGTTCACGGATATGCAGTACTGCACAATATAAAATgcgcttttcttttttctttttttttttttataattatatatataatatatatatatatatatatatatataaggcaaaatatttaattaattaatttttttttttttttgatggattaaaaaaaaagaaagaaatgaGTAAGAAAATATGAGCATGTTCTTTTGGTCTTTTtgttgtttattttaaagatcattcttttaaatttttttttatgccgGGGTAAACGTCATAATTAATACACAGcatgacaaaaaaaatttcaagaCAAAAcaacgtaaaaaaaatattgcaattttttttaaaatgattatGTACACattgctatattttttgttaactcCCTCCGTAGGAGTGTAACAAAAGGATGAAGTAAATGTGCTTCTGTTCACTGCGTACgcattagtatatatatatatatatacatatatatgttgacatatacgcatatttgttatattcaCAAATGACAATGTACTTTATTTGTTACTTCtgctgtatatatatatttattgcatTTTCCAGTAGACAACATTCCAtagaaggaaaataaaattaatttcttccttttttaagatgatgaatttatataatgagaAGGATGAAGTgtgcatttttataaaatatcgTTTTACGTGTTTTCATAAGaacatttattattcctTATTCGTACCGTTGATATCCTTAATTGTTATAGATTATTAATGCGCTGAATtgccatttttatatatgatatatttatatatcacAGGAAGAACtgaatatgtacatgtacatatatgtaaatatttatacatttgtacAGGCTTGCATGTCTTCtctgttatttattttttatttttttatttttataaaagtaaaacaacCCTACATACAAGCAGTATTACATGAACAGCTACTTAATCGTTGTTTATTGCAGATACGCtgtttatgtatatctaACGACATTCGCGATTTAAAAAAGGGTTAATGTGCTTTTGATTAAGCAGAAATTTGCAGCACAGCACAGAGCGGAAAAGAAACGAACAAAGAGGAAAGTCTGcaccttttaaaaaaaaaaaaaaagggaatacatatacataaaggTCCCCACACATACACCAtgcaaatatgtatatgtatgtttttatgtatacGTGCAGGTACATGTGTGCACATTCCTGCTCATGCTTGTAGACATGATTAtctattaaaaaagttaagaGGAACAATttaagaaagaaaatatagaagACTTAAAAAGATGttgattaaaattttttataattgttcATTTTTGCCTAAATTATAACCTGTACAGGCaagatataatatatgctcatatttattattttttttttttttgtttttaattgtttGCTATAAGAGAAATGGGAGAAGAAAGGTAGTTCTTTTATtgacaaatttatttttacatgcGTATTTGTTTACATATGTTTGCATATCTGGATgacacagaaaaaaaaaaaaaaaaaaaaaaaaaaaagggggcatacacacacatacatgtgTGTAGTATTTTAttaggaatatatatatatatatatatatcacaatTCCCCCTGCTTTTACAAAACAATCCACTAAGCATAATACTTAATTATCCTATTACCCTTTaggataattttaaaaatatttacaaaatcaTTACATTCGTCATTCGTATCGGAAATTAATTTACTGTTTATAGTACCTTCTTTGTAAAACTTTTTccttatgttttttaataaacaatTATACCTGCTATTCCATTTctcttcttcatttaatttttctgcATTTGTTTTCTCATTGATGGCATACTCTTTTGTTTGCTCTTCGGTAACCATCCTAAAGAGCTCTGTCATCTCGTCcgtttttgcatttttgtaAAAGGCATTATTCGTCTCGTCTTTTCTTTTACTCCCACTGTGCACGTCCACTTGGGCTTTTGCTTCCACTGTTTCTGCGTGTACAATTTCTAGGTCTTCCATTTGATACAACCCGATGTGGTTGTGTAAGTCGAAGAAGTTCGAAACTGCTTGGTTACTTGTTAATATAGAGAGCTGAGATATTTGTAATCTTTTCTGTAAAATATTGTTCGAAGTATTTAATGGTAGCATTAAAGAGAGTATCATTAATgacttaattaaaa
It encodes the following:
- a CDS encoding small subunit rRNA processing factor, with translation MVERKKEQCLKKGKCVKVKTKGAKNDEVKRIRKNTNNLNEQKGNEGKEHTTVATYGTDISLKRKRNTRTFDTNCSRNRNKNCSRYNSSYSNRSTIFKGRDAKIHFTKNSSEKIGVPCRVDNNNNYVQLADRGYTANGCTRYSGDLNDDVDIYSDYDAVDRGNDFYIYNNNSSASSENENLGTPDDALLDTLDDTLVDDPDDTPVDDPDENLKGKENNNVKYGGEYISYDEYINVMKNCKQDNDVNIKREDVKEDLNNDEGKKMYKIFLLFSPLGVTSINNKSYIINADDHMSLFEKKLKSVERLIEITKNNKEKKNLEKKMEMIKNKQDNLRLDILFFTLLSLRDSVINKKKKLQIYIHTIRGLLIYVSPSFRVPRNFMVFKKIMLQLLKNRVVTDNDKKPLMSITHRPINYYVGSSVCVGISNKGFPTDIKKFSEKIIETNNDYSFFLSLSNMHDLSYFIEMMKKKESENFSLDYFVRLSDLKLSAITICSKLTHFLN
- a CDS encoding hypothetical protein (conserved Plasmodium protein) yields the protein MDKAHYLNKNKMSKDDSSNDLDNSDYQSNNEDDTSDLEDLPEFERELILAKRHEEYMIKKHRRILLKNISIDANAEEAFSNANDDRNNNNEHNDNNNNDNNNNNSTNNNNSTNNNNSTNNNNSTNNNNSTNNNNSTNNNNSTNNNNSTNNNNGTALNRKGTANNKALHLKNKKKITAAIDKAEEADAANIKAVDASKKQNRTITDTAAGTTATTAVTKATKSSRASKGSKNDEEEDENNIGGSNLRKSMVPPLFPQDEEGKKIVKLVKDGEKYDKNMHEYITNKKDIHTEEGNKADSNYTYEYSSESRSDISYHQEKNKKQKKMTKDAVIDENKSTKINNNYYVDNTISSYDKKKYSLETSRNDHMLEESKSKNKWKDEKYDKNEKSVKNDKKRTKFLFSDNGEDLTKRKKHVQRRESVENRKSSGIVKTVDYGKDDDGHGVHKDDEIIKNRERSVHRIVSNDQNKKVYENSNDIINNIGKSDIFSKELETPERLIHIYKEEKKIKLDIYKYMSYEIITYFQLKKTFLLDMSEHINFAYYVIGHMIKIVDMFALTEVTHVLKNYHNYKNNTNHQEMSKDNSLNKKKNFFFITNVIKSEKNYFCVDRYTNIKFEIAHLENLADFHFFKKMKKLMNQNKKVSINELSTEKSYTTYICDLNNISDQKFTVDEYNFIKLFSIDLEILKNFHLFLKEKIEDLKNFHYTEKQIQDLVEMKKKKSFHEIFTNNKNIDTLPISRITVQREICSILHEIDTLTYAKKRIHPHDNTGNLSKLNHQIELLTKKKDILREQLEKARTNILSAKSREYFAQEKEKNVLKEKSIKAYVNSSLTDEFPDKFVNKFLGIEEKSVANLINYISEEKRNFNNFITSKFVELPIDVHNKIVHHFLLGGIQSSQVYFDENININKREDEHDLFGVNITKHVTTFDEVKKNYK